One window of Nicotiana tomentosiformis chromosome 11, ASM39032v3, whole genome shotgun sequence genomic DNA carries:
- the LOC138901206 gene encoding uncharacterized protein, whose product MAEDSELWDVICDGPFIHMNTIGELVVTVPKTRKEYNDTDRKAIEKNFREKTNLTCGVGLDEYNNISACQSAKEIWEALQIAHDGITQVKQSKIDMLTTEYELFRMKDDESIQDMHTHFTSIINELHSLGEMIPRNKLVRKILSVLPGSWESKVNAITKVKDLQKLTIDELIGNMKTYEMKKKKDHERREPKREKNLVLKIDNNESSGEDADMACLTKRFQKMVRRNEGFPKKGSSSKPRGESGEDDAQGDTSMMEVESESTDYDSIFAQMEKSDDDEDNDDDEKNLISLANILIDAYQNLINDKNALTMELGEEESERDDLVIIVADDNRLNMQFGTKGRKLERNQDKNAKRSSLECGGVEVQTTFFILIQKLNEHFTE is encoded by the exons atggctgaagattcagaGCTCTGGGATGTTATCTGCGATGGTCCTTTCATTCATATGAATACCATTGGGGAACTAGTAGTGACAGTTCCCAAGACTAGGAAGGAGTACAACGATACTGATCGCAAGGCTATAGAAAAGAACTTTCGGGAAAAAACAAACCTCACATGTGGTGTTGGGCTAGACGAATACAACAATATTTCTGCCTGTCAATCTGccaaggagatctgggaagctctccaaaTAGCACACGATGGGATAACTCAAGTCAAGCAGTCGAAGATAGATATGCTAACtactgagtatgaactcttcaggatgaaagacgatgagtccattcaggacatgcacacTCACTTCACCTCTATCATCAATGAGCTCCATTCTCTGGGAGAAATGATTCCAAGGAACAAACTTGTCAGGAAAATACTCAGCGTATTACCTGGTTCCTGGGAAAGCAAAGTAAATGCTATCACAAAGGTAAAGGATCTACAAAAgctgaccattgatgaactcattggtaatatgaaaacttatgaaatgaagaagaaaaaggatcatgagagaagagagcccaaaagggagaagaacctggtcctcaagatagacaacaatgaatcaagtggtgaggatgctgaTATGGCTTGCCTAACAAAGAGATTTCAAAAGATGGTTCGCAGAAATGAAGGCTTTCCAAAGAAGGGCAGCTCCAGCAAGCCAAGAGG TGAATCTGGAGAAGATGATGCACAAGGTGACACTTCAATGATGGAAGTTGAAAGTGAATCAACTGATTATGATTCTATCTTTGCTCAGATGGAAAAATCTGACGATGATGAAGACAATGAcgatgatgag AAAAATCTTATATCTTTGGCAAATAtcttaattgatgcttatcaaaatcttataaatgataaaaatgcttTAACTATGGAACTAGGAGAGGAAGAAAGTGAGAGAGATGATCTGGTTATCATAGTGGCCgatgataatcggcttaat atgcaatttgggacgaaagggcgcaAATTAGAGAGAAATCAGgacaaaaatgcaaaaa